Proteins from one Mus pahari chromosome 10, PAHARI_EIJ_v1.1, whole genome shotgun sequence genomic window:
- the LOC110327988 gene encoding olfactory receptor 143-like codes for MPHMMQMIMENDSSVSEFILMGLTDQPELQLPLFFLFLMNYTATVMGNISLMSLIFLNSNLHTPMYFFIFNLSFIDFCYSFVFTPKMLMSFVLEKNTISFRGCMTQLFFFCFFVNSESYVLTAMAYDRYVAICQPLMYKVVMSPGICFMLMFGSYLMGFAGAMAHTGCMIRLSFCDSNIINHYMCDIFPLLQLSCSSIYVNELVSFVVVGTVITLSSLIILISYGMILFNIIHMSSGKGWSKAMGTCGSHIITVSLFYGSGLLAYVKPSSAETVGQGKIFSVFYTFLVPMLNPLIYSLRNKDVKLAVKRTMKRLTK; via the coding sequence ATGCCACACATGATGCAAATGATAATGGAAAATGATTCTTCTGTGTCTGAGTTTATTCTTATGGGACTGACAGACCAACCTGAGCTCCAGCTCCCACTATTTTTCCTGTTCTTGATGAACTACACAGCCACTGTGATGGGAAACATAAGCTTAATGAGTCTCATTTTCTTGAATTCAAACCttcacacccccatgtacttttTCATCTTCAATTTGTCCttcattgatttttgttattcatttgtttttacccCCAAAATGCTAATGAGTTTTGTTTTAGAGAAGAACACCATCTCCTTCAGAGGATGCATGActcagttgtttttcttctgcttttttgtgAACTCTGAGAGTTATGTTCTGACAGCCATGGCCTATGATCGTTACGTGGCCATCTGTCAGCCACTTATGTACAAGGTTGTTATGTCACCTGGGATATGTTTTATGCTTATGTTTGGTTCTTACTTGATGGGGTTTGCTGGGGCCATGGCTCACACAGGATGTATGATCAGGCTCAGTTTTTGTGATTCTAACATCATCAACCACTACATGTGTgacatcttccctctcctccagctCTCCTGCAGTAGCATCTATGTGAATGAACTTGTGAGCTTTGTTGTGGTTGGTACGGTTATCACTTTATCTAGCCTAATTATCTTAATCTCTTATGGTATGATTCTTTTCAATATCATTCATATGTCATCAGGTAAGGGTTGGTCCAAAGCCATGGGAACCTGTGGGTCCCATATCATAACTGTTAGTCTCTTTTATGGATCTGGGCTGCTTGCTTATGTCAAACCATCATCTGCTGAGACTGTGGGTCAGGGGAAAATTTTCTCagtcttttatacatttttggtTCCCATGCTGAATCCTCTTATTTACAGCCTCAGGAACAAGGATGTCAAACTTGCTGTAAAGAGAACCATGAAGAGACTCACGAAATGA